The genomic segment GCCACATTCTTCCTACCGGCCTTACAAGCCCTACCTCCATTCCAAACCCTCCGCCGTGTGCCTCTGTTCGTTCCCGTGTTCAACTGTGTAATAAATACCCCTAAACCTGGATTACTGCTACATCTCCGGATTCGCATTCTGACCGATGCACCATGGTGGCAGAAACAGTCCTGAACGTAGCTTAGTCTGTCCTTGTCCTTTTCTTCTGTTTCCTTCCTAAAAGTAATCACTGGTGTGACAATTTGCATATAACGTAAGCAATAGGTTTCACTACAAAGCCCTCAAGAATCCAGTCCTGCCAATAAGTTATTCACAACAACTGTAGTTAGAGGGGAAGGATGCATGCATTTACATAGTATTTAAACAGGTCCTAACTCATATGAAAGGACTGTACTACTTACAAATGTACTGGGGGGTGCCACTCATGCATCTGTACTCCTCCCCCGACTGGAAGCAGTAGGCCAGCCCAAAGTCAATGATCTTAATGTCGGGGTTTGGTGCCATCTTGTCCGACAGCATGATGTTTTCCGGCTGATCGTGGAAGGGGAGTACACATTTTACATGCAAAATTAGGACAATCTGACCATAAAGGTCAACAGCATGCTGACCGACCGGACCGTGAACAGCATGTTCTTCAACACCCTAGTGCACAGGCACACTCCCTTTAGTGGCAGCTGTGGATACAAACATGAGCATGCGACATGGACGCTTGCACTAATAAGTAGCAGTGTCAGCATGTTTGTGTGGTTTTGGGATGGATGAATACAGATATGCTCTTTTCACATTAAGCACTCATACCTAAAAGTCGAGGATTTTGGATTCAATAAATGAACAAGCTGTGTAATACTATTTTTGTGTGTAATACTACTTTAGCAGTGTTATTGGGGAGGTTAGTGTAAACCACTACTACAGACTATTGCAGTACTGGATTCTTAAATATCATATAGAGTGAGTAACAAACTAAAGAAGTTGGATCATATGTCAAATCAACACACTAGCATAATTTACCTTCAGGTCAAAATGGCCTATTTGTTTGTTGTGCATAAAGCCCACGCCCAGTAGTATCTGCTTCATGAACTCGATGGCGTCGCTCTCTGTCAGGTTCTCCTTCTCAGCAATGAAGTCAAACAGCTCTCCTCCACTAATACTGAAAGAGGGacgaggagaaatggagaggtgTCAGAatttaaaggaaaattccacccaaaaacttttggtatttgtttcattagtccattgttgatatagacctaaaatgttttgcatgtcagcaataaCGTTtaagatatataactttcaaaatacagaaatacaggcAGTGTGATGCATTTAGCATCATATGATCCGAAACGCATCATTAGGCTTGGGTGGTATACCATTCACACACCTTcacttttcctcattttgttgtgttacagcctgaattagtcattttgtcactggcctacacacaataccccataatgtcaaaatggaaacATGTTgtagaaatttttacaaattcattaaaaatgaaaagctgaaatgtcttgagtcaagacATAAAGCCCTTTGATATGGTAAGCCTAAAgaagttcaggagtagaaatgtgcttaacaagtcacataataagttgcatggactcactatgtgtgcaatactagtgtttaacatgatttttgaatgactacttcatctctatagcccacacatgcaattatctgtaaggtccctcagtcgagcagtgaatttcaaacacagattaaaccataaaaaccagggaggttttacaatGCCTTGCAATGAcgggtacctattggtagatgggtaaaacattttaaaaaaccagacattgaatatctctttgagcatggtgaagttattacttacactttggatggtgtatcaataaaccctGTCACAAAGATACAgctgtccttcctaactcagatgccggagaggaaggaaaccactcagggatttcaccatgaggccaatggatcaacaacattgtagttactccacaatgctaacctaactgacagactGAAAaaatgaagcctgtacagaataaaaaaatattccaaaacatacatcctgtttgtaacaaggcactaaagttatactgcaaaaaatgtggcaaagcaattcagtttttgccctgaatacaaagtgttatgtttggggcaaatccaatacaacacattactgagtaagtaccactctccatattttcaagcatagtggtggctgcatcatgttacgtGTATCCTTTTAATCGTTAAGGaaaggataaaaaataaacggaatagagctaagcacaggcaaaatcctagaggaaaacctggatcAGTATGCTCTCCACCAGACacagagatgaattcacctttcagcaagacataacctaaaacacaaggccatacCTACACTGGCGttccttaccaagaagacagtgaatgttcctgagtggccgagttacagttttgacttaaatctacttgaacacCGATGGTAAGACctggaaatggttgtctagcaatgatcaacaaccaatttgacagagcttgaagaattttgaaaaggatAATGGGCTAATGtcgcacaatccaggtgtgaaaagctcttagagacttacccagaaagactcacagctgtaatcgctgccaaaggtacttctacaaagtattgcgtcagaggtatgaatacttatgtaaattagatatttctgtatttaattttcaataaattagcaaacatttctaaaaacacgttttcactttgtcattatggggtatatttGGTTGTGGAGAGAGAAAAGTCCATTttgaatgcaggctgtaacacaacaaaatgtggaataagtcaaggggtatgaatcatttctgaaggcactgtataccagggtatttggaaatagtcacggtatggtttttcaataccgtcaataaccattgaaactatttctttgatgtttttaaatacattgtaatatttgtagctactttttaattaaacacctgcagtcaacttgtgcaatacgttaggataTAAAgaagattgcgttcttcatttcacctgtcgcAATTATTCATTATAAAGCTTACTggtagtccccagtcacgtggTGTTTGTTGACAAGCACACAACGATGAGAGACCAGAGCCTTGAGTCACTCATTCACTGTTGTGCAGCACGCGCCAGGTAATCTAGTTACAGTATGGACTtaacaactaaatgtttgccagttAAATATCTTGtaactattaagttaactgtctaaaatgtgctaaatgctctgcagttgtgcatttggtgtgttaatttagtagctagttagccatctagctaagtgactagcttcttccaaaatcaagcttCACTTGGTAACAGTagagaatcccctcctggatcaagagccttgctgtctaatatttgAAGGTACGACAATTTGGATACCGCCCAAgcagcatcatatgatgcaaacaAAATGCATCAAAcaggctgtatttctgtattttgaaagttatatatcttgaaaacttgattgctggcatacaaaacattttgggattatatcaacaatggactaatgaaacaaataccaaaagaaagttttggggtggagttttcctttaactcTACTACATAATTCAGCCCTGCATGTATCTCATGTCAGACCTGGGATTAAATAGTATTGgttttctccctcctcctccccccactcaCAGCTCCAGCACCAGCACCACCTCGGCCCGGCTCTCAAACACATCCTTCAGGGCCATGATGTTAGGATGCTGTAGGGCCTGCAGGACCTCAACCTCCCGTTCCACATTCTTCCTCTCCATGCCCAGCCGGCTGCTAGCGCACTTCCTGATCTTCACGAACTTCCCAGCCCAGCGAGACCCCGTGGCCCGCTCGCGCACCTCCCTCACCTGCCCAAAGTGGCCACTGGGGCGATGACAGAATGAGACAATTTAGTTGTTGATTGGAAAAGTTTTGAAATGGGTAAGTCCTTCCTGAGCTTGTCCAATAAAAATGTGTTCCTACTGAACACAACACAGATTTATTTATGTAGCGTAATTGCAATGTAATTTTTACAATGCCTTGCAATAAAGAGCaccttattggtagatgggtaaaaaaaaaaatacatttcagtaTTTTCTTTCTATACACAATTCAGTCAGTTTTTGAATTATTCCAATAGCTTACATTGAATGTTAGTTCACATTGAACTATGCAGCAAGACAGCATATGAAAAATTGACCTTGAAAAGTAATTGAACTCAGAGTTAAAATACCTTCCTCACTTAAACAGCCTCATACAAGAAGACCTTTTATAATGACCATCCTTACCTCCCAAGTACTTCTCCGATCTCATAGAGGTCGTCCACATTCTCAAGCATATTAAAGACGGCCATACttctctttttctccccagtttatCCCTCCGTTTCCACCCACTATATATTACTGGTGGTTCAAGTCCAAGTACTGCATGGTGCGCTCAACTATTGCTTCACCATGTCGGGACCtgaacaaagagagaaagaaaacaattAATATCACAGTTCTAAGGCAAACGTGATAGcatgcaggggtattcaactcttgccctacgaggtccggagcctgctggttttctgttctacctgataattaattgcatacACCTGGTGTCCCGGGTTAttggggaacaatgaaaaaatacagtgtaactggcttcgaggtccagagttgagtttgaggggcaTAGGGGATAAATTGAATCCTGACTTTTTGGGGGGtctttattatggatccccttggcagcagctactcatcctgggatCTAAACACATATCACacaaaaaactaacaaaaaaatTCAattaaacagtacatcatattaCATCATTACAagacaaaatgtataataccaccaatATTGAGATGTGCACCCGCCACTAAAATGTTCAGACATATCTTCAGTTGAGGCCAATGGATGGTATTAGCTTGAGTTCGAGTTGTAGGCCTGCGTGCATGTCTGAAATTAGGATTTGGCTCATAATAAGCAGGGGGCTCTATTACAGCACAAATAACTTAAAACCATAAACAGTGACAGAACAATGAATCAAAAGTAGTGGCATAAGGGTCATTCCTTTTGATTTAAATCATTTCTGGACCGCACCCATTTTGAAGGAATTGCAAATAAATCTGGCACCagaaccgattggcaaacgtactgcaaattgagaaatcatgtgactaaactgaataaaaagaagaagaaactacactatgaaacaaagataaatgacataaagaatgatagtaaaaagctttggaacaccttaaatgaaattatgggcaaaaaggcaaactcagctccatcattcattgaatcagattgttcattcatcacaaaacccactgatattgccatctactttaattattttttcattggcaagattagcaaacttaggcatgacatgccagcaacaaacgctgactcTATACATCCAAGTATAAGTGataaaattatgaaagacaagcattgtaaatgttttattccgtaaagtgagtgtggaagaagtgaaaacattattgtctatcaacaataaCAAGCCACTGGGgtttgacaacttggatggaaaacgactgaggataatagcggacgatctTGCCAcccctatttgccatatcttcaatctaagcctactagaaagtgtgtgccttcGGGCTTGGAGGGAATCAAAAGTAATTACGCtacacaagaatagtaaagccctctTTACTGGCTCAAGTAacaaaatattgtaataaatcatATAGAAATTGAAAAAGTTTTTAGTTCCAAAAATATTCCTAATTTCTAGTATATAAATGCTGTAAACACATTCCACTTCACGTCATGTTCAGCGCTTCAAGCCAAgccccctaaccccccccccccgtgaaaTGTAGCATCTCGAACCTGCACTTATCTGACCAATCAAACATGTAAACTATCTTACCCTTTCcacagcaagctgctctatcagTGCAAATTGCTGGAGTAAAACAATGAGCTAAATATACAAAAATGAACAATGTGAACTGTTACTTTTTTGGGGCCCTAAacagttcagaactttattttcttgtcaggcctcccgagtggcgcagcggtctaaggcactgcatcgcagtgcaaagaggtgtcactacagacccgggtctatcacaaccggccgtaatcggtagtcccatagggcagcgcacaactggcccagtgtcatccgagttaggggagggtttggccgggggggcttatcttggctcatcgtgctctagcaacaCCCTGTGGCGGGACGGGCGCCTGCAGACTGACCTCtctcgtcagttgaactgtgttttctccgacacattggtgcggctggcttcctggttaagcgggcgggtgttaagaagcgtagtttggcgggtcatttttcgtggacgcatgactcgaccttcgcctcccgagcctgttggggagcTGCAGCAATGAGAGATagaaattggggaggaaaagggggtaaaatacacttttttttaagaatacTGGGACGAACAAAATAGCAGTTCTGCTCAGAACGGAATGATGGGAACGGAaatattttggttccaacccctgatgGGAAAATAAGTTGTTTTAAACTAAACTATCAATATTCCATAGGAAACCTAATGAAATtatagaaatatagataatagaacagaCACTCCCATTTAAGTTGACGTTCGATGGTGGGTGGACCGGCGgccatctttgtggtagtaattgGAAGTAAACATTTCAATGATGTACCAactaaattgcagtggtctgacGGGATATATCCATTCTATTAATaatatttctatgattgaaatgctacccaccctgtattcaagagtatGGTGTGTCTCAACCAATGGCGGTTACAACACAAACACTTCAGATTATGTAAAACAGGGTCTAAACTACAACATAtgcgaaaatgaaaataaatctgAGTTGACACGTTTTTGGATAATTGACATATAACAAAACAAAGGATaatttgtatttaaaaaataccttattcaagaaattataaaatagtttgacaaccgtTTTTTGTAAGTTTTTAAATGGTATCAAACTCAACTGTATCTTTACctgtgatgaagacatggatgtctcatggtatagtggggtctgcaaaatgggtcaactttgagcacctctatctccaaaatgttttggcagttctgaccacttctaccatgggcaaatatgtacagtgggggaaaaacgtatttgatcccctgctgattttgtacgtttgcccactgacaaagaaaggatcagtctataattttaatagtaggtttatttgaacagtgagagacagaataacaacaaaaatatccagaaaaacgcatgtcaaaaatgttagaaattgatttgcgttttaatgagggaaataagtatttgaccccctctcaatcagaaagatttctggctcccaggtgtcttttatacaggtaacgagctgagattaggagtacactcttaaagggagtgctcctaaccgcagcttgttacctgtataaaagacacctgtccacagaagcaatcaatcaatcagattccaaactcttcaccatggccaagaccaaagagctctccaaggatgtcagggacaagattgtagacctacacaaggctggaatgggctacaagaccatcgccaagcagcttggtgagaaggtgacaacatttggtgcgattattcgcatatggaagaaacacaaaagaactgtcaatattagaggtcgaccgattaatcggaatggccgcttaattagggccgatttcaagttttcataacaatcggtaatcggtattttggggcaccgatttgccaattttttaatttttttttaatttttattattattattttttttcaatctttatttaactcagttaagaacacattaaacctttatttaactcagttaagaacacatccttattttcaatgacggcctaggaacggtgggttaactgcgttgttcaggggcagaacgacagatttttaccttgtcagcttggggatgtaaccttacgttaactagcccaacgctctaaccacctgctttacgttgccaaggtaagttgctagctagcattaaacttatcttataaaaaacaatcaatcaatcaacactagttaactacacatggttgatgatattactagtttatctagcctgtcctgctttgcatataatcgatgtggtgcgcattcgcgaaaaaggactgtctttgctccgacgtgtacctaaccataaacatcaatgtctttcttaaaatcaatacacaagtatatatttttaaacctgcatatttagttaatattgcctgctaacatgaatttcttttaactagggaaaatgtgccacttctcttgcaaacagagtcagggtatatgcagccgtttgggccgcctggcttgttgcgaactgtgaagactgtttcttcctaacaaagacagcagacttcgccaaacggggatgatttaacaaaagcgcatttgcgaaaaaaaagcacaatcgttgcacgactgtacctaaccataaacatcaatgcctttcttgaaatcaatacacagaagtatatatttttaaacctgcatatttagctaaaagaaatccagattagcaggcaatattaaccaggtgaaattgtgtcagttctcttgggttcgttgcacgcagaatcagggtatacagaatctggctctttgcgaactaatttgccagaattttacggaactatgaaataacattgtaggttgtgcgatgtaacaggaatatttagacttatggatgccacccgttagataaaatacggaacggttccgtatgtcactgaaagaatgttttcgagatgatagtttccggatttgaccatattaatgacctaaggtttattacattatagttaagtctatgatttgatatttgatagagcagtctgactgagcggtggtaggcagcagcaggctcgtaaaagtcaaaggtatatggtttaAAGAGAAatatagtcgacgcgtcataattcctgtaataacttgcggctgaacttgaaaggggttccttcgttattttaccgttcatgtcttccatagagaatgtcttgatctacttcaaataaggtctgtgttttgtgcttaaaccgcctcggcgttttgatacccgtgtaaatctcagtaggtaacgtttgtcaacatattttcataaatccactctacaaaaaaatTATCTTCGCTTATATTAATCAGAGATatatatcctatggatatctacacagttataaaattgccaagttggtgtaagcctaaaccaaacacagaccttattttaagttaatctaaaaatatcctatggaataaatgaaggaaccgcttttcagattttgccagaaggtgtcatgggaattatgactcgcacttttgtagtcaattcttaccatgcccattattaaaataggacttcctgcatatagaaattagtttttgttttcagcattcatcacaggtaacttaaactctatttttatttttcaaacagttgagagtatttgtctcctaagcagactcttcagtatcgttgtcacttcagagctgtgtgtgtgtgtgtgtgtgtgatatatatatatatatatatatacatatacatatacatacatatatatacatattcaaaaaattataaatcgtccgattaatcgatatcggcttttttggtcctccaataatcactatcggtgttgaaaaatcataatcggttgacctctagtcaATATCCCAtggcctggggctccacgcaagatctcacctcgtggagttgcaatgatcatgagaacggtgaagaatcggcccagaactacacgggaggatcttgtcaatgatctcaaggcagttgggaacatagtcaccaagaaaa from the Salmo trutta chromosome 36, fSalTru1.1, whole genome shotgun sequence genome contains:
- the LOC115175779 gene encoding death-associated protein kinase 2 codes for the protein MAVFNMLENVDDLYEIGEVLGSGHFGQVREVRERATGSRWAGKFVKIRKCASSRLGMERKNVEREVEVLQALQHPNIMALKDVFESRAEVVLVLELISGGELFDFIAEKENLTESDAIEFMKQILLGVGFMHNKQIGHFDLKPENIMLSDKMAPNPDIKIIDFGLAYCFQSGEEYRCMSGTPQYISPEVINNEPLSTAVDMWSIGVITYILLSGMSPFQGDTDEETLRNIIALNYKFDDHHFSMTSAMAKDFIQNLFVKDQNERMTAEECLHHPWIKPLTRKQVANRNRSSINMKTFKKFNAKRKWKMSYNMVWVCNRLHRLKLLCKTSALAGEELRQCESDQEDTETKPASLIRRRLSNSS